AACCTCGCAAATTCAAGAGTTTATTAATTATAATCGCGGGGCAGGTATTCAACATATTGCCCTGCAAACGCCAAATATTACCGATGTAACGCTAACCCTTAAACAACGAGGCGTATCTTTTCTGAGAGTTCCCGATACTTACTATACCCAATTAAAAGAGCGATTTCCGAAACTACCTTTCTCCACCTCAGAATGGGAACAAGTTAAGGAAGCACAAGTATTAGTTGATTCAGAAGCCTCGGCATTAACCACTGATTTTAAGAAAAACCCTTTATTATTACAGATTTTTACTCAACCTATTTTTCAAGAACCAACATTTTTCTTTGAATTAATTGAAAGGCGCGATCGCGCTCAGGGCTTCGGGGAGGGAAATTTCCGTGCCTTATTTGAAGCCATTGAACGGGAACAATTCAGTAAAAATCAACAGAGTTAATGAAAATTGACATGAAAAAGCCGTGAGGTATTCCCCACGGCAAACTCAACAAAAAATATTAAAAACACTAAGGAGTTAGGATTTCCACTTTTGGGAAATTACCTCTGCTAAATCAACAACGCGCTGAGAATAACCCCACTCGTTGTCATACCAGGCAATCACCTTCACTAAATCCCCATTCATCACCATGGTGAAATTGCTATCAACAATCGAAGAAGCATCATTGCCACGATAGTCAGAGGAAACTAAGGGTAAGTCCGTGTATTCAATAATCCCTTTCATATATCCATTAGCGGCATCATGAAGCACCTCATTGACTTGTTCAGCAATGGTAGGTTTAGACACCTGAGCCACAAAGTCAACCACAGAAACATTAGGAGTCGGAACCCGCATGGCTAAACCACTAAGTTTTCCTTCTAATTCTGGAATCACTAAAGCAACTGCTTTGGCTGCTCCGGTACTGGTGGGAACAATATTGACAGCAGCGGCTCTTGCCCGACGCAGATCACGGTGACTAGCATCGAGAATCCGTTGGTCACCGGTATAGCTATGAGTGGTGGTCATTGTTCCTTTGACAATGCCAAATTGGTCATGAAGAACCTTAACGATCGGTGCTAAGCAATTGGTAGTACAACTGGCATTACTGATGACATTATGTTTATCATGGTCATATTTGTCGTGATTGACACCAACCACATACGTTCCAATATTGCCACCTTTTCCGGGAGCAGTTATAAGAACCTTTTTAGCACCAGCTGCAATATGTTGAGAAGCCTTTTCCTCACTAGTAAACACCCCAGTGGATTCCACAACTAGATCAATATCCCAAGAATCCCAAGGTAACTGAGTGGGATTGCGATCAGAACAACATTTAATTGTTTTTCCGTTAACGGTGATTGTATTTTCATCATGGCTAATCTCAGCTTTGAGATTGCCTAGCATTGAGTCATATTTAAGCAAATGTGCATTGGTTTTGGGGTCAGAGGTATCATTGAGACCCACCACTTCTAACCCAGTATTTTCTCGTTCTAACCAGCAACGCAAAAAGTTACGTCCAATACGTCCAAATCCATTAATGGCTACTCTAATCACTATTTATTCGCCCCCTTGCTGAAGGTCAATAACATTAATTTATTCTTAACGACCCTGATCATACCGTAAAGTCTGTACTATGAAAAAGATCAATTTGATCCTAAGTGCGTTGATATTTTGGCAAGAAAGCAAGAATTTCCTCTTTTTTGGGCAAATGGAGAATCACAGGATGAAATTACGTCGTGGTAGTTATTGATCAGGATCGGTTTCAAGCTCCTCTTCATCTCCTCCTTTTATTTCCTTAATTTCCTCTGGGGCAGCAGTGTCATGACGATGAATCCGAATTTGGTAGATGCGGGGACCACTGGCTGAAGTGACTGTTAGCTCTAAGTTATCGTAAAGAAGTGTTTCTCCTTGCTTGGGAATTTTCTGGAATTGATAGATTACAAAACCGCCAATGGTTTGATATTCATCAGTAATGGGGAGATCAAGGTCTAGTAATTCATTTACTTGTTCTAAGTTCATCTGCGCTTGTACGAGAAAAGTTTGATCGTCAAGCATTTGCAACGAAATTTCTTCTGTTCCGGAAGCAGTCCCCCCTAATTCACTGTCATCACCAATAATTTCATCAATTAAATCTTTCAGAGTGACTAACCCAGCGGTTCCGCCAAATTCATCCACTACCATTACTAGTTCTAAACGAGAGCGACGCATAATGGTCAGAAGCTCTCCTAAGGGGGTAAATTCAGGGACAAAGCGCACGGGTTTAATCCAAGGGTTGATCTTTGTCTCAGGGTTAATACGACCTTTAGCAAGGGGAACTGCTAATGCTTTAAAGTCAATCATCCCGACAATGTCATCGAGAGAGTCTCCAGTTATGGGATAGCGAGAATGTCCGCTATTAACTACCTCTTCTAAAAGGTTGCCAAAAGTGGCATTTCTAGAAATAGAGGCAATATTTGTTCGTGGAATCATAATCTCTTCCACAAGAACTTCGCTAAACTCAAAAACATTATTGAGGAGTTCTCGTTCTTCAATTTCTAAACCCGTGGATTCTCGTTCGGTGGCAATAATCAGTTGGAGTTCTTCTGAAGTGACGCGATTGTACCAGCTGTGAGGACTATACTCTAGTCCTAATAAACGCAGTAAGGTTTGCGTGGAGCGATTCAGTACCCAAATAAAGGGGGAAAATAAACGAGAAATAAATAAACTTGGGGTGGCGAGAAACCGAGCAATTTCCTCCGCATTATGAAGGGCAATGGATTTTGGAGACAGTTCTCCTAGAACAATTTGTAAATAGGCAATTAGAAAAAATGCGATGGGAATAGCAATTGAGTGGCCTGCTATCTCTACCCATCCATCTAACATCGGGGTTTGGAATAAACCTTGCTGGATTGCCACTGCCATTGTGCTTTCTCCAATCCACCCCAGTGCCAAACTAGACAGAGTGATTCCTATTTGTGTAGTTGACAGAAGGAGATCAAGTCGCTGTTGTAACCTCTGTACTGTCTCTGCTTGGATATCGCCTTTTTCAACCAGTTGTGTAATGCGCGATCGCCGTACAGCAACCATCGAAAACTCGGCTGCGACAAAAAACGCATTAATGGCAATGAGAAGGAATACAGCTAATACTCGCAAAAGCACGTCTTGGGTGGTAATTATCGCAACTGCTCCTAATAAAGGAGAAATCAAAGCAGTTTCGTCCATGAAGAAGTTAGGGCAATAGCAGAATGATTTTTCTTAATTTTAACCCACATTCAGTACTCTAACTGTCAAATCATCTTGAAGAACATAGTTATACTATTAGGCAGTTATTCGTTTTAAGTGGCAAAGGTAACGTTTTAAGTGTGATTAAGTTTTTTGAAAACGATCAGTTAAGTTAGATTAGAGAGAAGGTCACGCTATTAGCTAGATTGCAAGTTTCTAAATACTAATCATTAATAGAATCTAAAATGACACAAACTTCTAATTTAAATTCCAATGTCACTAACGAAAGTGAAGAAAGAGAAGATTATTTTGAATACTTTTTCGATAAACCTGGAAGTGAACCAGGAACATTATGTATTGAAGAAGATGCAGTCCCCTCGCAATTAATTTTAACTAATTATGATGAAAAACAAGTGGCTAAAAAGGTAAACATTAGCCCTAATGAGTTACCCCACTATATTACTAGTGCAGATTCATTATGGCTAGATATTCAAGGATTGGGTACAGAAAAAACTTTAAAACAAATTGGTGAAATTTTTAATTTTCATCCTCTTTTATTAGAAGACATCGTTAATGTTCCCCAGCGTCCTAAAGTAGAATATTATGATGACCAATTAGTAATTATTTTTAACTTAGTAACGTCTAACCCAGAAGAAGATGGCTTTTCATTTGAGCAAATTAGTTTAATTTTAGGAGAAAATTATTTATTAACTTTTCAAGAAGGGCATAATAAAGATTATTTTGATTTTATTCGGACTCGCTTAGAAAAGGATAAAGGGAAAATTCGTAGCTTAGGAGTTGATTACTTAACTTATTTGTTATTGGATGTAATGATTGATAGCTTTTTCCCTGTGCTAGAAGAATATAGTGAACGGATAGAAAAATTAGAAGATGAAGCAATTATTAGTCCCAACAGAAAAACTTTACCAAAAATTTATAAGCTTCGACGGGAACTTTTAGCGTTAAGACGAGCCATTTGGCCTCAACAAAGTGTCATTACAACGCTAATGCGAAGTAGTAGTAACTTTATGGGATCAAAGGTAGAAGTTTATTTACGAGACTGTTATGACCATATCATTCAATTACTAGATATTATAGAAAGCTATCGTGAACTTTCCTCTAGTTTAATGGATGTTTATCTCTCTTCTATCAGTAACCAAACCAATGAAATTATGAAAATTTTGACCATTATCTCTAGCATTTTTGTTCCCCTTACGTTTATCGTTGGAATTTATGGGATGAATTTTGAATATATGCCAGAATTGAGTACAAAATGGGGGTATTTTATTTGTTTAGGCGTTTTGGCAATGATCGGCTTCAGTTCTCTATTCTTCTTTTGGAAACGGGGTTGGTTAAAACGATTTGACGTAGTTGAAGAGCAAATAGAATAACTCCCCCTACCTCTTTAAAAACCTAGGGGGCACTGACTAGAAACCCACCTCCTACTTATCCTATACAGTAGATGAATTACGCTTTGGGGGGTAAAGGTAGGTTTATGTCTTCCTGGTTCAAGAGGCTGTTTCTAAGGTAGCAGGAAGAACCTCGGGAGAAAACATTTCTTTCATGGCTTGAAAGTAAGGAAAATAGACTTTAACTGATTTACTTAAACTCTAATTTTTGTAAATTGATACTATCTTAAGGCGAAAATGAACACAATAAGAAAAAATCAATTAAGTTTTATGAAGTTTAATTAGCTTTTCAGTAAGTTATTAGTAATAATTTTTACTATTCCTTGTTTAAAAAGTTGCAAAGCAATACTCGATTCATCCACAGTCCAAGGGATCAATTCATAACCTGCTTCCATCAGATATTGAGTCGTTAAAGGATTTTCTGTAATTAAGGAAAAATGAGGCAGTATTACAGGGAAAGTTGAACTCAGTGTAGTTACGTAGTCTAAAGAGTAATAAGTGATATTTTTAACTCCATAACCGCAAGCAAAGCGAGGGGAAACTTGTTGCAGATAATGAAGAAACTCATGATCAAAACACAGAATCAAACAGCGATCGCGCATTGATTCTAGAATCTGGATTAAATTATTAATTGCTTGTGATGACCAGTGAGAAGGGGTTTTAACTTCAATTAGTAAACAAATGGAGGTAGGGGCAAATAAATTAACAACTTCTTGTAGCGTGGGAAGAGTTTCAGAAGCAAACTGAGAGTTAAACCAAGTTCCCGCATCTAGGCTTTGCAGTTGTGAAACCGTTTGATCTCTAACTTTCCCTGTCTGATTAGTTGTTCGGTCAAGGGTATGATCATGAATCACTATGGGAACGCCCTCTACAGAGGGGTGAATATCAAATTCCACCCCCCAAACTTTCTGCTCAATAGCTGCCCTGAAACTAGCTAAGGTATTTTCAGGGGCAACAGCACTATAACCGCGATGGGCGATTAACTGGTAATGTATCATTAGCGTTGAATTGGGCTTAATGCCCGTGGGAAATCTTCTGCGCTAATGCAATCTTCAATTGCTTGGCTTGGAGTAATTTCTTCTCCTGCTGTGTCTGTTAAGCCAACAACGCAGTCAGAATAACGCAGAGGCAAGGCGCTACGACGACAATTTTCCACCATTAAACTCAGATTTTCAACTTCAATAAAATCATTAATTTCAATAACACAAGTGGCTAACTCTAAAGGGCGGCGATCGCGAAAACAATTGGATAACGCCTCATTAGCGTCAACTCCCACTTCTTGATTCATACTCAAAACACACAGAGATAAATCTTTCGGGCGAATTGCATCAGCACAAGCCGCAGAAGCCTCATTTGCTGATAGCCCAGCCTCTTGTAGTTCTTCTGCACAAACTCGAAACTCATCCCCAACAGCAGCTCGCGCAGAAAAAGAGGGAGCTAGCATAAACAATAAACCAGTTCCTAGTACCGTTATACGACCTAATCCATTTAAAGGTTTCATTTACACTCAATTAGCAATAAAATATGTGGTCAGCCTATGCCATAAAAATAACCTGAATTTCCCGAACAAACAATCATTTTTAGCAAAAACACTATGATCTCCTCTTCGCAATCTCTCTCTCTACTCTTTCTTTCTACCCCAGTCGGAGTATTAGGTACAGGAGAAGGGGGAGGCGTAGAACTCACCATTAAAAATCTTGCCCAAGACTTACTACACAGTAAACATCAGGTGAATATTCTTGCTCCCAAAGACTCTTATTTGGAGAATATTCCCATTGAAACCATCCCAGGGAACTTGCAAGTTGCTGTACAGGGGGAAGGAAGAGAAGCGCCTATTCGATTACCAGCTAACTCTGTCTTAGCCAATATGTGTGACTATGCCAGGCAAGTACAGTCCCAATATGACTTAATTGTAAATTTTGCCTATGACTGGCTTCCTTTTTATCTTACTCCGTTTTTTCAAACGCCCATTGCTCATTTCATTAGTATGGGATCAATGAGTGAAGCCTTAGATGAGATAATGAGGGAAACTGCTTCCCGCTTTCCTAATACCTTGGGCGTTTATACTAAGACTCAAGCCGAAACATTTCCCTTTGCTGATGCTTGTCGTTGTCTCGGCAGTGGTTTAGATTTATCTTTATATGAATTTAGTCGTGAAAGTAATCCTGAATTTGTTTGGTTAGGTCGTATTGCCCCAGAAAAAGGCTTAGAAGATGCAGTAGCAGCTGCAGAACAATTAGGAGTGAGACTTAAAATTTTTGGTTTATTGCAAGATCAAACTTATTGGCATAAGATTCTAGAGAGCTATCCTCATGCGTCGATTCACTATGGTGGTTTTCTGCCAACTCATGAGTTACAGCAAGAAATTCGACAATGTCGAGGCTTATTAATGACCCCCCGTTGGGTGGAAGCCTTTGGCAATGTTGCCATTGAAGCCTTAGCTTGTGGGGTTCCAGTGATTTCTTATCGGCGAGGTGGTCCTGCTGAAATTATTCAAGATGGGAAAACTGGTTTTTTAGTGGAGCCAGACTCAGTAGAAGGATTAATTAAAGCCATGAAGCGCATTGGGGAAATTGATCGTTGGGCATGCCGTCAACAAGCAGAAGCTGAATATTCCTTGCCAGCATTGCGCGATCGGTTTTTGCAATGGTTTAATCAGATCCTAACGAGTTCAAAATAACCTCGGTTATCAACAGAATCCCTCCTAAGAGAGAGCGATCGCGCTTCTCTGCGATCCCTAAATCTTGTTACAATACTTAACAACGTCACATCGGTCGGTTTTAGGAAAACTATGACTCAACAAACTGTTTCTTCCAGTCGCCAAAACAATAGCACTGATCAATCCACAAACAATCGCTCTACGGAAACGATTACAGTGGAGTCATCTCAGCCACGGCGACATCCAGCTTTAACCGATAACGAGTGGCGTTATGATCCTGAAAGAATTAATAATTATTATCGCAAGCGTCCCCTTGCAGTTGTCCGTCGCTTAGTAGCTCTCATTTTACCCGGAACTGCCTTCGGCATCCGTCTTCTTTTCGATAAAGTGAGAGGACGTATTGCTAAAAATGAACAAAAACGAGCCATTGAATTACGAGGCATTCTCACCGAACTGGGACCCACCTATATTAAAATTGGACAAGCTCTCTCCACGCGCCCCGACTTAGTTCCCCCAACCTATCTAGAAGAACTTGCTCAACTGCAAGATCAGCTTCCTCCCTTCGATAACGAAATTGCCTATCAGTTCATCCAAGAGGAACTAGGAAATTCTCCCCAAGAGATCTACGCCGAAATTTCCCCTGATCCTGTTGCAGCTGCCTCGTTAGGACAAGTTTATAAAGGCAAACTCAAAACTGGCGAAGAAGTTGCCATTAAAGTACAACGCCCTGATCTTCTCCGTCGCATCACCATTGACCTTTATATCCTGCGAAAGGTTGCTTTTTTTGCCCGTAACAATATTAAACGCATCCGTAGCGACTTAGTGGCTATTATGGATGAGTTTGCCGAACGTATTTTTGAAGAAATGAACTATGCCTATGAAGGCTACAATGCGGAAAAGTTTAAAGAACTCTACAACTATATTCAAGACATTTACGTTCCCAAAATCTACTGGGAATATACTGGGCGACGGGTACTCACCATGGAGTGGATCTCTGGTATTAAGCTAACGAATCTGCAAGCGATTCAAGAAGCTGGGATTGAAGCCACTCGCCTTGTAGAAATTGGCGTGGAATGTTCCCTCAGACAACTTTTAGAATATGGCTTCTTCCATGCTGATCCTCATCCGGGTAATCTTCTCGCCATGTCTGATGGGCGGTTAGCCTATCTCGATTTTGGCATGATGAGCGAAATTAAACCCTATCAGCGGTATGGGCTAATTCAAGCCGTTGTCCACCTAGTTAATCGTGACTTTGAATCCCTCGCCCAAGACTATGTGCAACTAGAATTTCTCTCAGAAGATACCGACTTAGAACCGATTATTCCTGCTTTAGCCAGTGTTTTTGAGAACGCCTTAGGGGCAAGTGTTGCTGAGTTAAACTTCAAAAGCATAACCGACAAAATGTCGGGGGTAATGTACGAATTTCCGTTCCAAGTTCCTGCTTATTATGCCCTCATTATCCGTTCTTTAGTGACCCTAGAAGGAATTGCCATTGGCATTGATCCTGACTTTAAGGTGCTTAGTAAAGCCTATCCTTATGTGGCAAAACGTCTCTTAATTGATCCTGCCCCAGAATTAAGACAATCCTTACGCGATCTCTTATTTAAAGATGGTAGTTTCCGCTGGAATCGTCTAGAAAACCTACTTCGTAACGCCCGTAATTCTGAAGATTACGACTTTGAGAAAGTTTTAGATCAAGCCCTAGACTTTTTATTCTCTGAACGCGGGCAATTTATTCGGGAACGTCTAGTAGATGAGTTGGTAAAAGCCATTGATGTTTATGGGCAACGCAGTTTTTATAACTTCTCTTCCTCCTTGCGAGAACAAGTAGGATTAGCGGTTAACGAAGCCCCTCCCCAATTAGGAGAAAATAATCAAAATCTCGAACATATCCAAAATATCATTGAAATTCTAAGAGATACCCCAGGCTTTGATCCCATGCGAATTGTGCCATTAGTGCCAAAAGTGTTATCTAAGCCAGAAACGCAACAAATGGGACAGCAAATTGTTGGTAAACTAACAGAAAAGGCGATCGCGCGTTTTATTCGTAATATCGCGTTACAAGATGAAGCCAAAACCCCTGATCATAGCAATAATAACGGTAAAGCCTCTT
This window of the Euhalothece natronophila Z-M001 genome carries:
- a CDS encoding type I glyceraldehyde-3-phosphate dehydrogenase, with amino-acid sequence MIRVAINGFGRIGRNFLRCWLERENTGLEVVGLNDTSDPKTNAHLLKYDSMLGNLKAEISHDENTITVNGKTIKCCSDRNPTQLPWDSWDIDLVVESTGVFTSEEKASQHIAAGAKKVLITAPGKGGNIGTYVVGVNHDKYDHDKHNVISNASCTTNCLAPIVKVLHDQFGIVKGTMTTTHSYTGDQRILDASHRDLRRARAAAVNIVPTSTGAAKAVALVIPELEGKLSGLAMRVPTPNVSVVDFVAQVSKPTIAEQVNEVLHDAANGYMKGIIEYTDLPLVSSDYRGNDASSIVDSNFTMVMNGDLVKVIAWYDNEWGYSQRVVDLAEVISQKWKS
- a CDS encoding hemolysin family protein produces the protein MDETALISPLLGAVAIITTQDVLLRVLAVFLLIAINAFFVAAEFSMVAVRRSRITQLVEKGDIQAETVQRLQQRLDLLLSTTQIGITLSSLALGWIGESTMAVAIQQGLFQTPMLDGWVEIAGHSIAIPIAFFLIAYLQIVLGELSPKSIALHNAEEIARFLATPSLFISRLFSPFIWVLNRSTQTLLRLLGLEYSPHSWYNRVTSEELQLIIATERESTGLEIEERELLNNVFEFSEVLVEEIMIPRTNIASISRNATFGNLLEEVVNSGHSRYPITGDSLDDIVGMIDFKALAVPLAKGRINPETKINPWIKPVRFVPEFTPLGELLTIMRRSRLELVMVVDEFGGTAGLVTLKDLIDEIIGDDSELGGTASGTEEISLQMLDDQTFLVQAQMNLEQVNELLDLDLPITDEYQTIGGFVIYQFQKIPKQGETLLYDNLELTVTSASGPRIYQIRIHRHDTAAPEEIKEIKGGDEEELETDPDQ
- the corA gene encoding magnesium/cobalt transporter CorA, with protein sequence MTQTSNLNSNVTNESEEREDYFEYFFDKPGSEPGTLCIEEDAVPSQLILTNYDEKQVAKKVNISPNELPHYITSADSLWLDIQGLGTEKTLKQIGEIFNFHPLLLEDIVNVPQRPKVEYYDDQLVIIFNLVTSNPEEDGFSFEQISLILGENYLLTFQEGHNKDYFDFIRTRLEKDKGKIRSLGVDYLTYLLLDVMIDSFFPVLEEYSERIEKLEDEAIISPNRKTLPKIYKLRRELLALRRAIWPQQSVITTLMRSSSNFMGSKVEVYLRDCYDHIIQLLDIIESYRELSSSLMDVYLSSISNQTNEIMKILTIISSIFVPLTFIVGIYGMNFEYMPELSTKWGYFICLGVLAMIGFSSLFFFWKRGWLKRFDVVEEQIE
- a CDS encoding glycerophosphodiester phosphodiesterase, whose protein sequence is MIHYQLIAHRGYSAVAPENTLASFRAAIEQKVWGVEFDIHPSVEGVPIVIHDHTLDRTTNQTGKVRDQTVSQLQSLDAGTWFNSQFASETLPTLQEVVNLFAPTSICLLIEVKTPSHWSSQAINNLIQILESMRDRCLILCFDHEFLHYLQQVSPRFACGYGVKNITYYSLDYVTTLSSTFPVILPHFSLITENPLTTQYLMEAGYELIPWTVDESSIALQLFKQGIVKIITNNLLKS
- a CDS encoding glycosyltransferase family 4 protein, whose protein sequence is MISSSQSLSLLFLSTPVGVLGTGEGGGVELTIKNLAQDLLHSKHQVNILAPKDSYLENIPIETIPGNLQVAVQGEGREAPIRLPANSVLANMCDYARQVQSQYDLIVNFAYDWLPFYLTPFFQTPIAHFISMGSMSEALDEIMRETASRFPNTLGVYTKTQAETFPFADACRCLGSGLDLSLYEFSRESNPEFVWLGRIAPEKGLEDAVAAAEQLGVRLKIFGLLQDQTYWHKILESYPHASIHYGGFLPTHELQQEIRQCRGLLMTPRWVEAFGNVAIEALACGVPVISYRRGGPAEIIQDGKTGFLVEPDSVEGLIKAMKRIGEIDRWACRQQAEAEYSLPALRDRFLQWFNQILTSSK
- a CDS encoding ABC1 kinase family protein, which codes for MTQQTVSSSRQNNSTDQSTNNRSTETITVESSQPRRHPALTDNEWRYDPERINNYYRKRPLAVVRRLVALILPGTAFGIRLLFDKVRGRIAKNEQKRAIELRGILTELGPTYIKIGQALSTRPDLVPPTYLEELAQLQDQLPPFDNEIAYQFIQEELGNSPQEIYAEISPDPVAAASLGQVYKGKLKTGEEVAIKVQRPDLLRRITIDLYILRKVAFFARNNIKRIRSDLVAIMDEFAERIFEEMNYAYEGYNAEKFKELYNYIQDIYVPKIYWEYTGRRVLTMEWISGIKLTNLQAIQEAGIEATRLVEIGVECSLRQLLEYGFFHADPHPGNLLAMSDGRLAYLDFGMMSEIKPYQRYGLIQAVVHLVNRDFESLAQDYVQLEFLSEDTDLEPIIPALASVFENALGASVAELNFKSITDKMSGVMYEFPFQVPAYYALIIRSLVTLEGIAIGIDPDFKVLSKAYPYVAKRLLIDPAPELRQSLRDLLFKDGSFRWNRLENLLRNARNSEDYDFEKVLDQALDFLFSERGQFIRERLVDELVKAIDVYGQRSFYNFSSSLREQVGLAVNEAPPQLGENNQNLEHIQNIIEILRDTPGFDPMRIVPLVPKVLSKPETQQMGQQIVGKLTEKAIARFIRNIALQDEAKTPDHSNNNGKASLPSASKS